A section of the Rhipicephalus sanguineus isolate Rsan-2018 chromosome 11, BIME_Rsan_1.4, whole genome shotgun sequence genome encodes:
- the LOC125756377 gene encoding uncharacterized protein LOC125756377: MGTIGRCSPAPNQEDSLPGNAANDYVYGSAAAGAAGIPVAADTSDACRVDNAFKLLTSADLEIREMALDAPTKNVSKRIRRSATLEEISGYLSDELGGVFQEARAMQLQSVWTEARKASRRLDVTWQLFEEGGISITCGDDTLTPKHRTKVVRTLRYRMMCSRDRALHEKPNQGKAMECVAADPCSSHFMRSGGFTRFCDWRFIHKARLGLLPVNGARPWASTAGKRCRVCGYAMETLPRVLGHCMRHSVAYTSRHNSIVNRVKHAACRNFTVTHENRPVGDTNLRPDLVLARGEEAIIVDVTCPFENRLEAFEAARTVKERKYQPVRDYLLRRYQRVSIEAIVVGMLGSWDPANDRVLKRLCSRRYLRLLKELAVSETIAASREVYSAHVANRRGETAP; this comes from the exons GAACGCTGCCAACGACTACGTCTACGGTAGCGCAGCAGCCGGAGCAGCGGGCATCCCCGTCGCAGCTGACACCAGCGACGCCTGCCGAGTGGACAACGCCTTCAAGCTGTTAACATCAGCCGATCTCGAGATTCGGGAGATGGCCCTGGATGCACCAACTAAAAATGTTTCTAAGCGTATTCGCAGGTCAGCCACCCTCGAGGAGATCTCGGGTTACCTGAGCGACGAGCTGGGCGGAGTTTTCCAGGAGGCACGAGCGATGCAGCTCCAGTCGGTGTGGACAGAGGCACGAAAAGCCTCCCGCCGGCTGGACGTCACCTGGCAGCTGTTCGAAGAAGGGGGGATCAGTATAACCTGCGGTGACGACACCCTCACGCCGAAACACCGCACTAAGGTGGTGAGAACACTGCGTTATAGGATGATGTGCTCCCGAGATCGTGCTCTGCACGAAAAACCCAATCAGGGTAAAGCAATGGAGTGCGTCGCAGCGGATCCTTGCAGTTCCCACTTTATGCGGTCCGGCGGTTTCACCCGATTCTGCGACTGGCGCTTCATCCACAAGGCACGCCTCGGACTGCTGCCCGTGAATGGAGCGAGGCCCTGGGCATCCACCGCCGGCAAGCGGTGTCGAGTGTGCGGGTACGCAATGGAAACGCTACCGCGCGTCCTGGGTCACTGCATGCGCCACAGTGTGGCGTACACCAGTCGCCACAACAGTATTGTTAATCGAGTGAAACATGCTGCTTGCAGGAACTTCACGGTCACGCACGAGAACCGTCCGGTTGGTGACACCAACCTTCGCCCCGACCTCGTTCTCGCCAGGGGGGAGGAGGCGATCATCGTGGACGTGACCTGCCCATTCGAGAATCGTCTAGAGGCCTTCGAAGCAGCCCGTACGGTGAAGGAACGCAAGTACCAACCCGTCCGGGACTACCTGCTTCGCCGCTACCAGAGGGTCAGCATCGAGGCAATCGTCGTCGGTATGCTTGGCTCCTGGGACCCGGCCAACGACAGAGTCCTGAAAAGGCTCTGCAGCAGGAG GTATCTCCGGCTACTCAAGGAGCTTGCGGTTAGCGAGACGATCGCAGCCTCTAGAGAAGTGTACAGCGCGCACGTGGCAAATAGGAGAGGGGAGACAGCTCCCTAA